A genomic region of uncultured Paludibaculum sp. contains the following coding sequences:
- the murB gene encoding UDP-N-acetylmuramate dehydrogenase, whose amino-acid sequence MLSAQEAHERLSLVPSLQISRKEPLARHTRFGLGGPASLFVDSEDEAAFLQALRIAKESGLPHLVIGLGTNLVVADKGYDGIVLRYRGGAISVEGTLVSVQAGAALQDLVDFTTAHGLRGIESMTGIPGNVGAAIYGNAGAYGASISDVVERVRYFDGQVVCETGKAGCEFRYRGSIFKQNRLSGRPWLVLSAWLRFAEGDAAELQKTAAGILAIRNQKYPPDMKCAGSIFKNLILAELPSEARVQVPENVVKGGKVPSAWFLDQVGARGLSDGGIRVADYHANTIFNAGDGTAAQVRRLVAELKGRVHERFGIDLEEEVQYIGFDSSS is encoded by the coding sequence ATGCTGTCTGCACAAGAGGCGCACGAGCGCCTCAGTTTGGTCCCGTCTCTCCAGATTAGCCGTAAAGAGCCGTTGGCGCGGCATACCCGCTTTGGCCTGGGCGGTCCGGCTTCGCTGTTTGTCGATAGCGAGGACGAGGCAGCCTTCCTGCAGGCGCTTCGCATTGCGAAGGAGAGCGGGCTGCCGCATCTGGTTATCGGTCTAGGCACCAATCTGGTGGTGGCCGACAAGGGGTACGACGGCATTGTGCTGCGCTATCGCGGCGGTGCGATTTCGGTGGAAGGCACTCTGGTCAGCGTGCAGGCGGGTGCGGCGCTCCAGGATCTGGTCGACTTCACGACTGCCCATGGATTGAGGGGGATCGAGTCGATGACCGGGATCCCCGGCAACGTGGGTGCGGCCATCTACGGCAATGCCGGGGCCTATGGCGCGTCGATCTCCGATGTTGTGGAGCGAGTTCGCTATTTCGACGGCCAGGTGGTCTGCGAGACCGGCAAAGCCGGGTGCGAGTTCCGTTATCGCGGCAGCATCTTCAAACAGAATCGCTTGAGCGGGCGGCCCTGGCTGGTGCTGTCTGCCTGGCTCCGGTTTGCCGAAGGCGACGCGGCCGAATTGCAGAAGACCGCGGCGGGCATCCTGGCGATCCGCAACCAGAAGTACCCGCCGGATATGAAGTGCGCCGGTAGTATCTTCAAGAACCTGATACTGGCGGAACTGCCGTCGGAGGCCCGTGTCCAGGTCCCGGAGAACGTCGTGAAGGGTGGAAAGGTGCCCTCGGCGTGGTTTCTCGATCAGGTGGGCGCACGTGGATTGTCTGACGGCGGGATCCGCGTGGCCGACTATCACGCCAACACGATCTTCAACGCCGGGGATGGCACCGCCGCCCAGGTTCGGAGGTTAGTTGCCGAGCTGAAGGGGCGCGTCCATGAGAGATTCGGCATCGACCTGGAAGAGGAGGTGCAGTACATTGGTTTCGACTCATCGTCATAG
- a CDS encoding bifunctional serine/threonine-protein kinase/formylglycine-generating enzyme family protein, with translation MQLPVQFGKYQLDQFLGGGMSHVFKARDTVLNRVVCVKILTPEGSADPETRARFLAEAKMSASLMHDNVIRIFDYGEEQGKPYIVMEFLTGADLRTAIKDGSSGDVRTQIGIALQGARALEYVHQQKLIHRDIKPDNLHIDPQGRVRLMDFGIAKSQDLHLTKTGFQVGTPYYMSPEQIMGDPATERVDIYAYGVLMYELFTGVRPVSGDTIERLFYQILNEPLKLDALVEKGVPDEVVNLVGRMTAKTPQERPGSFTEVIGVLDQVLHPRVVTPPPQPVPPVVVPPQPEPPPPSHSGRKVTVVVLLIAALITVGFIATVLFKKDLIHKAVDRNRRMGPPPGMALVEAGSFLAGNDKQRHELPTFFVDRAEVTRGDFVRFCKAKSVPMPKDLDDTRPNYPVSYVSVLQAKDYCAWVEKRLPTPLEWEKAARGKDGRIYPWGNDPDPSKAAVDNKPMVPADSMAGGASPFGALNMAGNVWEWVDEQRTPSAGAIQAFSTILNPPPTGDEPWYAAKGGSFDRPVQDAVSAEFITLPARFTAPNVGFRCVVSQPKE, from the coding sequence ATGCAACTCCCCGTGCAGTTTGGCAAGTACCAGCTCGATCAATTTCTCGGCGGCGGTATGTCGCACGTCTTCAAGGCTCGCGACACGGTGCTGAACCGTGTGGTGTGCGTGAAAATTCTCACGCCGGAAGGCTCTGCCGATCCCGAGACGCGGGCGCGGTTTCTGGCCGAGGCCAAGATGTCGGCCTCCCTGATGCATGACAACGTCATCCGGATCTTCGACTACGGCGAGGAGCAGGGCAAACCGTATATCGTGATGGAGTTCCTGACCGGCGCGGACCTGCGCACGGCCATCAAAGACGGCTCGTCGGGCGACGTCCGCACGCAGATCGGCATCGCGCTGCAGGGCGCGCGAGCGTTGGAGTATGTCCATCAGCAGAAGCTGATCCACCGCGATATCAAGCCCGACAATCTGCACATCGACCCCCAGGGTAGGGTGCGGCTGATGGACTTCGGCATCGCGAAGTCACAGGATCTGCACCTCACCAAGACCGGATTCCAGGTGGGCACTCCGTATTACATGTCGCCGGAACAGATCATGGGCGATCCGGCCACGGAGCGTGTCGACATCTACGCCTACGGAGTGCTGATGTATGAGTTGTTCACCGGGGTCCGGCCGGTGAGCGGTGACACCATCGAGCGGCTGTTCTACCAGATCCTGAACGAGCCGTTGAAGCTCGATGCACTGGTGGAGAAAGGTGTGCCCGACGAGGTAGTCAATCTGGTGGGGCGGATGACGGCGAAGACTCCACAGGAACGCCCCGGCAGTTTCACTGAGGTCATTGGCGTACTCGATCAGGTGCTCCATCCAAGGGTGGTTACGCCGCCGCCCCAGCCCGTTCCGCCGGTCGTGGTTCCGCCTCAACCGGAGCCGCCGCCCCCTAGCCACTCGGGCCGGAAGGTCACCGTGGTGGTCCTCCTGATCGCCGCCCTGATCACGGTGGGTTTCATCGCCACGGTGCTCTTCAAGAAGGACCTCATCCATAAAGCAGTGGACCGCAACCGCCGCATGGGCCCGCCACCGGGGATGGCTCTCGTTGAGGCTGGATCTTTCCTGGCCGGCAACGACAAGCAGAGACACGAGCTGCCGACGTTCTTTGTCGACCGCGCCGAGGTGACGCGAGGCGATTTCGTGAGGTTCTGCAAGGCCAAGAGCGTGCCCATGCCCAAGGATCTCGACGATACGCGGCCCAACTATCCGGTGTCATACGTGAGTGTCCTGCAGGCCAAGGACTACTGTGCGTGGGTCGAAAAGCGACTGCCCACGCCCCTGGAGTGGGAGAAGGCGGCCCGCGGCAAGGACGGGCGCATCTATCCCTGGGGCAACGATCCGGATCCCTCGAAAGCGGCCGTCGACAACAAACCGATGGTCCCCGCCGATTCGATGGCGGGTGGCGCCAGCCCCTTCGGTGCGTTGAATATGGCCGGCAACGTTTGGGAATGGGTGGACGAACAACGCACACCGAGCGCCGGAGCTATCCAGGCATTCTCCACCATCCTGAATCCGCCGCCCACCGGGGACGAGCCGTGGTACGCCGCTAAGGGCGGCAGCTTCGACCGCCCGGTGCAGGACGCCGTGTCGGCAGAGTTCATCACCCTGCCGGCGCGCTTCACGGCGCCCAACGTCGGTTTTCGCTGCGTAGTCAGCCAGCCGAAAGAGTAA
- a CDS encoding 4Fe-4S binding protein: MSAAPVVAEQPAASGRKPKKPFIRRIGADYSQKLRRAVQFSFLALNLWIGFQFYLFVRQFEGSGASGFTRPPGVEGWLPIAGMMNTRYFVLTGEVPVVHPAAMVLFVAFLAASIFFRKAFCGWLCPVGTLSEYLWKLGRDTFKRNFFLPRWLDIGLRSLKYILFGLFFYAVFSMLPVALKEFLESPYGLVADVKMLNFFRHMGLAAAITVGVLMVASIFVQNFWCRYLCPYGALMGLASMLSPMKILRKAETCIDCGKCAKACPSRLPVDQLVQIQSAECLGCLECVAVCPVEDTLHMALVVPAKKPVPAWVMAAGVAALFFGLVGAAKVSGHWHTPLPDATYQELIPHVNEYSHPGR; this comes from the coding sequence ATGAGTGCAGCGCCAGTAGTTGCCGAACAGCCCGCCGCCTCCGGCCGTAAGCCGAAGAAACCATTCATCCGCCGCATCGGAGCGGACTACTCGCAGAAGCTGCGGCGTGCCGTCCAATTCTCGTTCCTGGCCCTGAACCTCTGGATCGGATTCCAGTTTTACCTCTTTGTCCGGCAATTTGAGGGCTCCGGTGCGAGTGGGTTCACCCGACCTCCGGGCGTGGAGGGTTGGCTACCCATCGCGGGCATGATGAATACCCGGTATTTCGTGCTCACCGGAGAGGTGCCCGTGGTCCATCCGGCCGCGATGGTGCTGTTCGTGGCGTTCCTGGCCGCTTCGATCTTCTTCCGCAAGGCATTTTGCGGCTGGCTGTGCCCGGTGGGCACGCTATCGGAATATCTCTGGAAGCTGGGCCGAGACACGTTCAAGCGCAACTTTTTCCTGCCGCGCTGGCTCGACATCGGCTTGCGGAGCCTCAAGTACATCCTGTTCGGGTTGTTCTTCTATGCCGTGTTCTCCATGCTGCCCGTGGCCTTGAAGGAGTTCCTCGAGTCGCCTTACGGGCTGGTGGCCGACGTGAAGATGTTGAACTTCTTCCGGCATATGGGGCTGGCGGCCGCGATCACGGTGGGCGTGCTGATGGTGGCTTCGATCTTCGTGCAGAACTTCTGGTGCCGCTACCTGTGCCCGTACGGCGCGTTGATGGGGCTGGCGTCGATGCTGAGCCCGATGAAGATCCTGCGGAAGGCGGAGACGTGCATCGATTGCGGCAAGTGCGCCAAGGCGTGCCCGTCGCGGCTGCCGGTGGACCAACTGGTGCAGATCCAATCGGCGGAATGCCTGGGCTGTCTCGAATGCGTGGCGGTTTGTCCGGTGGAGGACACGCTGCACATGGCGCTGGTGGTTCCGGCAAAGAAGCCCGTGCCGGCGTGGGTGATGGCGGCCGGGGTGGCCGCTCTGTTCTTCGGCCTGGTGGGCGCGGCCAAGGTCAGCGGACACTGGCACACGCCCTTGCCGGATGCTACGTATCAGGAGCTGATCCCGCACGTGAACGAATACTCGCACCCCGGACGGTAG
- a CDS encoding DUF2461 domain-containing protein produces the protein MRASFAGMPKEAIRFLRDLEKNNNRDWFEANKTTYLEKVKAPMEALVTAVGAEMTKFAPEAATAPGKAIYRIYRDTRFSSDKTPYKTHVGASFYRNDLGKHIAGGFYFELSHRYVGFAGGVYMPEAGNLRLIRVHIMDNFPRFQKLLADKKLADMEPMKGDQLSRPPKGFPADHPAIEWLKRKQLFYWRELPADLATSPELLKEICTRFKAMAPMISFLNEPLLSMKQKRAPLETGWI, from the coding sequence ATGCGTGCCAGCTTTGCCGGAATGCCCAAGGAAGCAATCAGGTTCCTGCGGGATCTGGAGAAGAACAATAATCGCGATTGGTTCGAAGCAAACAAGACTACCTATCTGGAAAAGGTGAAAGCACCCATGGAGGCGCTGGTCACGGCGGTCGGGGCCGAGATGACGAAATTCGCCCCGGAGGCCGCCACGGCGCCGGGCAAGGCGATCTACCGCATCTACCGTGACACCCGCTTCAGCTCGGACAAGACGCCGTACAAAACACACGTCGGCGCGTCCTTCTATCGCAACGACCTCGGCAAGCACATTGCCGGCGGCTTCTACTTCGAGCTCTCACACCGATACGTCGGCTTCGCCGGCGGTGTGTACATGCCCGAGGCCGGGAATCTTCGCCTGATCCGGGTCCACATCATGGACAACTTCCCGCGCTTCCAGAAGCTGCTGGCGGACAAGAAGCTGGCCGATATGGAGCCTATGAAAGGCGACCAGCTCAGCCGCCCACCCAAGGGATTCCCGGCCGATCACCCAGCCATCGAGTGGCTCAAGCGGAAGCAACTCTTCTATTGGCGTGAGCTGCCGGCCGATCTGGCCACGAGTCCGGAACTCCTCAAGGAGATCTGCACGCGATTCAAAGCCATGGCGCCCATGATCAGCTTCCTGAACGAGCCGCTACTATCGATGAAGCAGAAACGCGCGCCTCTCGAAACAGGCTGGATCTAG